From one Alosa alosa isolate M-15738 ecotype Scorff River chromosome 5, AALO_Geno_1.1, whole genome shotgun sequence genomic stretch:
- the pebp1 gene encoding phosphatidylethanolamine-binding protein 1 — MPVDLSQWTGDLALTEVEEKPAEVLVVKYGSLELDELGKVLTPTQVQNRPTSIEWNGCDPGKLYTLAMTDPDAPSRKDPKFREWHHFLVVNMKGNDIGSGCVMSDYVGSGPPKGTGLHRYVWLVYEQSGELSCSEAVLTNRCGDNRGKFKLQAFRKKYGLGDPVAGSCYQAEWDDYVPKLYEQLAGK, encoded by the exons ATGCCGGTGGACTTAAGTCAGTGGACCGGAGATCTTGCTCTGACTGAAGTCGAAGAGAAACCAGCAGAAGTTCTCGTCGTGAAGTATGGGTCTCTCGAATTAGATGAACTGGGAAAAGTCCTCACGCCTACTCAG GTCCAAAATCGACCCACATCAATTGAATGGAATGGCTGCGATCCTGGTAAACTATACACGTTGGCCATGACCGACCCAGATGCCCCAAGCAGAAAAGACCCCAAGTTCAG GGAGTGGCATCATTTTCTTGTGGTCAACATGAAAGGAAATGATATTGGAAGTGGGTGTGTTATGTCTGACTATGTTGGATCTGGTCCCCCAAAAGGAACTG GTCTCCATCGCTATGTGTGGCTGGTTTACGAGCAGTCGGGTGAACTCAGCTGCTCTGAGGCTGTGCTGACCAACCGCTGCGGCGATAACCGCGGCAAATTCAAGCTCCAGGCCTTCCGCAAGAAGTACGGCCTGGGAGACCCTGTCGCCGGCTCCTGCTACCAGGCTGAATGGGATGACTATGTTCCAAAACTGTATGAGCAGCTGGCTGGAAAGTAA
- the taok3a gene encoding serine/threonine-protein kinase TAO3 isoform X2, with product MLARLSHLGTMLALRGSAGAYKKLGDCPDPENPLPQVTRQIHEHEQENELREQMSGYKRMRRQHQKQLIAQENKLKTEMDEHRLKLQKEVETQANNAFIELEKLAKKHVIHTEKEMKTAAADEKKFQQQIVAQQKKELTTFLDNQKKQYKLCKEKIKEEMNEDHSTPKKEKQERLSKHKENIQHSQAEEEAHLLNQQRVYYDRNCRAFKRKIMTKRHEMEQEQIREELNKKKTQKEMEHAMLIRHDESTQELEHRQLKALQKLRMDLIRQQHQRELENQIEYNNRRERELHRKHVLELRQQPKNLKVLEMQIKKQFQDTCKVQTKQYKALRHHQLEVTPKSEHKAVLKALKDEQTRKLAILAEQYEQSINEMMASQALRLDEAQEAECQALRHQLQQEMELLNAYQSKIKMQTEAQHEREQQKLEQKVSLRRAHLEQKIEEELASLQKERTDRIKHLLERQEREIDTFDMESVRLGVGNLGALDYPKDDYR from the exons GTCACCCGTCAGATCCACGAGCATGAGCAGGAGAATGAGCTGCGGGAGCAGATGTCAGGGTACAAGCGCATGCGGCGGCAGCACCAGAAGCAGCTCATTGCCCAGGAGAACAAACTCAAGACCGAGATGGACGAGCACCGGCTCAAGCTGCAGAAGGAGGTGGAGACGCAGGCCAACAACGCCTTCATCGAGCTGGAGAAGCTGGCCAAGAAGCATGTCATCCACACGGAGAAGGAG ATGAAAACGGCTGCCGCTGACGAGAAGAAGTTCCAGCAGCAGATTGTGGCCCAGCAGAAGAAGGAGCTGACCACCTTCTTAGATAACCAGAAAAAGCAGTACAAACTCTGCAAGGAGAAGATTAAAGAG GAGATGAATGAGGACCACAGCACTCCCAAGAAGGAGAAGCAGGAGCGTCTGTCCAAACACAAGGAGAACATCCAACACTCCCAGGCCGAAGAGGAGGCACACCTGCTCAACCAGCAGAGGGTCTACTACGACAGGAACTGCCGCGCCTTCAAGCGCAAGATCATGACCAAGAGGCATGAGATGGAGCAGGAGCAGATAAGAGAG GAGCTAAACAAGAAGAAGACTCAGAAGGAGATGGAGCACGCCATGTTGATCCGTCACGATGAGTCCACACAGGAACTAGAGCACCGGCAGCTCAAGGCCCTGCAGAAGCTGCGCATGGATCTGATCCGCCAGCAGCACCAGCGAGAACTCGAGAACCAGATCGAGTACAACAACCGCCGCGAACGTGAGCTTCACCGCAAGCATGTTCTCGAACTCCGGCAGCAGCCCAAGAACCTCAAG GTGTTGGAGATGCAGATTAAGAAACAGTTCCAGGACACGTGCAAAGTCCAGACCAAGCAGTACAAGGCCCTTCGGCACCACCAGCTGGAGGTGACCCCCAAGAGCGAGCACAAAGCAGTGCTCAAGGCGCTCAAGGACGAGCAGACGCGCAAACTGGCCATCCTGGCCGAGCAGTATGAGCAGAGCATCAACGAAATGATGGCGTCGCAAGCG ctgcGTCTGGACGAGGCTCAGGAGGCAGAGTGCCAGGCTCTGAGGCACCAGCTCCAGCAGGAGATGGAGTTGCTCAACGCCTACCAGAGCAAGATCAAGATGCAGACCGAGGCCCAGCACGAACGCGAGCAGCAGAAACTAGAGCAGAAGGTGTCACTGCGCAGAGCCCATCTGGAGCAGAAG ATTGAAGAGGAGCTGGCCTCCCTTCAAAAGGAGAGAACTGATCGCATCAAGCACCTGCtggagaggcaggagagagagattgacacATTTGATATGGAGAGCGTCCGTCTCGGCGTTGGAAACCTTGGTGCTTTAGACTATCCCAAGGACGATTACAGATGA